From the genome of Azospira restricta, one region includes:
- the gshB gene encoding glutathione synthase, with amino-acid sequence MRLLFVVDPLPNLKAYKDSSVAMMRAAAARGHAVWATTVDRLSWECGEGGAGVTAEASALTLAADDADWYRADAAQTLRLADCDAVLMRKDPPFDIEYVTATWLLEQAEREGARVFNRPRALRDHSEKLVLAEFADFAPPSLATRDAARLNDFIEREGDVILKPLDGMGGRGVFRVRRDDPNRNAIVETLSADGARSIMAQRFIPEIAAGDKRILLIGGEVVPYCLARVPKAGETRGNLAVGGIGEVRPLSARDRQIAAALAPVLAARGLFFVGIDVIGDFLTEINVTSPTCMVEIAQGSDVDPAALFVAALERACAS; translated from the coding sequence GTGCGCCTGCTGTTCGTCGTCGATCCGCTGCCGAACCTCAAGGCCTACAAGGACTCCAGCGTCGCCATGATGCGCGCCGCGGCGGCGCGCGGCCACGCGGTGTGGGCGACGACCGTCGACCGGCTGAGCTGGGAGTGTGGCGAAGGCGGCGCCGGCGTCACCGCCGAGGCATCGGCGCTGACGCTTGCCGCCGACGATGCCGACTGGTACCGCGCAGACGCCGCGCAGACCTTGCGCCTGGCCGACTGCGACGCGGTGCTGATGCGCAAGGATCCGCCCTTCGACATCGAGTACGTGACCGCCACCTGGCTGCTCGAGCAGGCCGAGCGCGAGGGCGCGCGCGTCTTCAACCGGCCGCGCGCGCTGCGCGACCATTCGGAGAAGCTGGTGCTCGCCGAGTTCGCCGACTTCGCGCCGCCGTCGCTGGCGACGCGCGACGCGGCGCGGCTCAATGACTTCATCGAGCGCGAGGGCGACGTCATCCTGAAGCCGCTCGACGGCATGGGCGGCCGCGGCGTCTTCCGCGTGCGCCGGGACGACCCGAACCGCAACGCGATCGTCGAGACGCTGTCCGCCGACGGCGCGCGCAGCATCATGGCGCAGCGCTTCATCCCCGAGATTGCGGCGGGCGACAAGCGCATCCTGCTGATCGGCGGCGAGGTCGTTCCGTACTGCCTGGCACGCGTGCCAAAGGCCGGCGAGACGCGCGGCAACCTCGCCGTCGGCGGCATCGGCGAGGTGCGCCCGCTCTCCGCGCGCGACCGCCAGATCGCCGCAGCGCTGGCGCCGGTGCTGGCGGCGCGCGGCCTCTTCTTCGTCGGCATCGACGTGATCGGCGATTTCCTCACCGAGATCAACGTCACCAGCCCGACCTGCATGGTCGAGATCGCGCAGGGCAGCGACGTCGATCCGGCGGCGCTGTTCGTCGCCGCGCTGGAGCGCGCATGCGCGTCCTGA
- a CDS encoding PTS sugar transporter subunit IIA codes for MIGILLITHGTYGEALVQNVCHVLNKRPPLIAQLGVAAQDDPLDILPLAKLLLNEVDGGEGVLVMTDIYGATPANLALKLLVPGHVEGVSGVSLPMLLRAITYRERGMETMITKAVSGGRDGILNMRDH; via the coding sequence ATGATCGGAATCCTGCTCATCACCCACGGCACCTACGGCGAGGCGCTGGTCCAGAACGTCTGCCACGTGCTCAACAAGCGTCCGCCGCTGATCGCCCAGCTCGGCGTCGCCGCGCAGGACGACCCGCTCGACATCCTGCCGCTGGCGAAGCTGCTGCTGAACGAGGTCGACGGCGGCGAGGGCGTGCTGGTGATGACCGACATCTACGGCGCGACGCCGGCCAACCTGGCGTTGAAGCTGCTCGTGCCGGGGCACGTCGAGGGCGTCTCCGGCGTCAGCCTGCCGATGCTGCTGCGCGCGATCACCTACCGGGAAAGGGGCATGGAGACGATGATCACCAAGGCCGTCAGCGGCGGGCGCGACGGCATCCTGAACATGAGGGACCATTGA
- a CDS encoding HPr family phosphocarrier protein, translating to MLRSETEIVNKLGLHARASAKLTQLAGKFKSEVWMEKGSRRINAKSIMGVMMLAAGKGSQVVVETAGDDEREAMDALLALIADKFGEGE from the coding sequence ATGCTGCGCAGCGAAACCGAAATCGTGAACAAGCTCGGCCTGCACGCACGGGCCTCGGCCAAGCTGACGCAGCTGGCCGGCAAGTTCAAGAGCGAGGTCTGGATGGAGAAGGGGTCGCGGCGGATCAACGCCAAGAGCATCATGGGCGTGATGATGCTGGCCGCCGGCAAGGGCTCGCAGGTCGTCGTCGAGACCGCCGGCGACGACGAGCGCGAGGCGATGGATGCGCTGCTGGCATTGATCGCCGACAAGTTCGGCGAGGGGGAGTAG
- a CDS encoding FAD:protein FMN transferase, with translation MRVLILLLAAALLAACGKPPVHGREAFVFGTRVEVLVADADATRAAAAMSAVLQEFDRLHRTYHAWQPSELTALNAALAEGRPHAVTSELAAFIVDAQAIAAAGDHLFDPGIGRLIALWGFQSDEFRPRLPDAAALDAWRRAAPSIADLRVDGRMVTSAKREVALDFGGYLKGVALDRAAALLRAQGVGNALVNIGGNVIALGTKYGQPWRVGIQHPRAPGTLATLTLADGEAIGTSGDYQRFFELDGRRYCHLLDPRSAAPVTHTQALTVLVAPQPGAGMRSDAASKPLFVAGDGWRRLLAPLGVAGALRVAADGRVQVSRTLAARLKFEPGLPAPEIVD, from the coding sequence ATGCGCGTCCTGATCCTGCTGCTGGCGGCAGCACTGCTCGCCGCCTGCGGCAAGCCGCCGGTGCACGGTCGCGAGGCCTTCGTCTTCGGCACCCGCGTCGAGGTGCTGGTCGCCGACGCCGACGCGACGCGCGCCGCGGCGGCGATGAGCGCGGTGCTGCAGGAGTTCGACCGCCTGCACCGGACCTACCATGCCTGGCAGCCGTCCGAGCTGACCGCGCTCAATGCCGCGCTGGCCGAGGGCAGGCCGCACGCGGTGACGTCGGAGCTCGCCGCCTTCATCGTCGACGCGCAGGCGATCGCCGCCGCCGGCGACCATCTGTTCGACCCCGGTATCGGCCGCCTGATCGCGCTGTGGGGCTTCCAGTCCGACGAGTTCCGGCCGCGGCTGCCGGACGCGGCGGCACTCGACGCCTGGCGCCGCGCGGCGCCGTCGATCGCCGACCTGCGCGTCGACGGGCGGATGGTGACCAGCGCGAAGCGCGAGGTGGCGCTCGATTTCGGCGGCTACCTGAAGGGCGTCGCCCTCGACCGCGCCGCCGCGCTGCTGCGCGCGCAGGGCGTCGGCAACGCGCTGGTCAACATCGGCGGCAACGTGATCGCGCTCGGCACCAAGTACGGCCAGCCGTGGCGGGTCGGCATCCAGCATCCGCGCGCTCCGGGCACGCTGGCGACGCTGACGCTCGCCGACGGCGAGGCGATCGGCACCTCCGGCGACTACCAGCGCTTCTTCGAGCTCGACGGCCGCCGCTACTGCCACCTGCTCGACCCGCGCAGCGCGGCGCCGGTGACGCACACGCAGGCGCTGACCGTGCTCGTCGCGCCGCAGCCGGGGGCCGGCATGCGTTCCGACGCCGCCTCGAAGCCGCTGTTCGTCGCCGGCGACGGCTGGCGGCGGCTGCTCGCGCCGCTCGGCGTCGCCGGCGCGCTGCGCGTCGCCGCCGACGGCCGCGTCCAGGTCAGCCGCACGCTGGCGGCACGGCTGAAGTTCGAGCCCGGCCTGCCGGCGCCCGAAATCGTCGATTAG
- the ptsP gene encoding phosphoenolpyruvate--protein phosphotransferase codes for MSFTLHGLGVSGGIAIGVAHLMSYATLEVSHLTLSPRMLDKELARFDAALQKVRDELAAMRESTEHAPAEFGAFLDLHRMILDDPELCEVPRILIRERRCNAEWALVQQMEHLVTQFDEFEDPYLRERSHDVRQVVERVIKELAGHPGRAALRAAKSVKEENLIVVAHDLSPADVIAFKEHRFASFITDVGGATSHTAILARSLAVPAVLGLHNARQLIRDKEQLIVDGTRGVIIVNPDPRVLEEYQFRKSELEIERSKLRRLKTAKATTLDGVEISLQANIELPSDVPAALDGGAEGVGLFRTEFLFLDRGELPSEDEQFEAYRKVVKGMDGRPVTIRSFDLGADKDLNPEGTLGDRVKTNPALGLRAIRVSLAEPKMFQTQLRAILRASKYGKVRLLIPMLAHAHEIDATLAAVEQAKSSLRGDRIGFDASIEIGGMIEIPAAALAIGMFLRRLDFLSIGTNDLIQYTLAIDRTDEQVAPLYDPLHPAVLMLIAHTLHSGEKAGIPVSVCGELAGDPALTRLLLGMGLRSFSMHPAQILEVKSRVLKANIGELAPQVRRILRLEEPAKIREQLERLNGNVAVGA; via the coding sequence GTGAGTTTCACGCTGCACGGCCTCGGCGTCTCCGGCGGCATCGCCATCGGCGTCGCCCACCTGATGTCGTATGCGACGCTGGAGGTGTCGCACCTGACGCTGTCGCCGCGCATGCTGGACAAGGAGCTGGCGCGCTTCGACGCGGCGCTGCAGAAGGTGCGCGACGAGCTCGCCGCGATGCGCGAAAGCACCGAGCATGCGCCGGCCGAGTTCGGCGCCTTCCTCGACCTGCACCGGATGATCCTCGACGACCCCGAGTTGTGCGAGGTGCCGCGCATCCTGATCCGCGAGCGCCGCTGCAACGCCGAGTGGGCGCTGGTGCAGCAGATGGAGCACCTGGTCACGCAGTTCGACGAGTTCGAGGACCCCTACCTGCGCGAGCGCAGCCACGACGTGCGCCAGGTGGTCGAGCGGGTGATCAAGGAGCTCGCCGGCCATCCCGGCCGCGCCGCGCTGCGCGCGGCGAAGAGCGTCAAGGAAGAGAACCTGATCGTCGTCGCCCACGACCTGTCGCCGGCCGACGTCATCGCCTTCAAGGAACACCGCTTCGCCTCGTTCATCACCGACGTCGGCGGCGCCACCTCGCATACCGCGATCCTCGCCCGCAGCCTGGCGGTGCCGGCGGTGCTCGGCCTGCACAACGCGCGCCAGCTGATCCGCGACAAGGAACAGCTGATCGTCGACGGCACGCGCGGCGTGATCATCGTCAATCCCGATCCGCGCGTGCTCGAGGAATACCAGTTCCGCAAGAGCGAGCTGGAAATCGAGCGCTCGAAGCTGCGCCGGCTGAAGACGGCGAAGGCGACCACCCTCGACGGCGTCGAGATCAGCCTGCAGGCGAACATCGAGCTGCCGTCCGACGTGCCGGCGGCGCTCGACGGCGGTGCCGAAGGGGTCGGCCTGTTCCGTACCGAGTTCCTGTTCCTCGACCGCGGCGAGCTGCCGTCCGAAGACGAGCAGTTCGAGGCCTACCGCAAGGTGGTCAAGGGCATGGACGGGCGGCCGGTGACGATCCGCAGCTTCGACCTCGGCGCCGACAAGGACCTCAACCCGGAAGGCACGCTCGGCGACCGCGTCAAGACCAACCCGGCGCTCGGCCTGCGCGCGATCCGCGTTTCGTTGGCCGAGCCGAAGATGTTCCAGACGCAGCTGCGCGCGATCCTGCGCGCCTCCAAGTACGGCAAGGTCCGGCTGCTGATCCCGATGCTCGCGCACGCGCACGAGATCGACGCGACGCTGGCCGCGGTCGAGCAGGCGAAGTCGAGCCTGCGCGGCGACCGCATCGGCTTCGACGCCAGCATCGAGATCGGCGGCATGATCGAGATCCCGGCCGCCGCGCTGGCGATCGGCATGTTCCTGCGCCGCCTCGATTTCCTCTCCATCGGCACCAACGACCTGATCCAGTACACGCTGGCGATCGACCGCACCGACGAGCAGGTGGCGCCGCTGTACGACCCGCTGCACCCGGCGGTGCTGATGCTGATCGCGCACACGCTGCACAGCGGCGAGAAGGCCGGCATCCCGGTCTCGGTCTGCGGCGAGCTGGCCGGCGATCCGGCGTTGACCCGCCTGCTGCTGGGCATGGGGCTGCGCAGCTTCTCGATGCATCCGGCGCAGATCCTCGAGGTCAAGAGCCGCGTGCTGAAGGCCAACATCGGCGAGCTGGCGCCGCAGGTGCGGCGGATCCTGCGCCTCGAGGAGCCGGCGAAGATCCGCGAGCAGCTCGAGCGGCTGAACGGCAACGTCGCGGTGGGTGCCTGA